Proteins encoded by one window of Drosophila melanogaster chromosome X:
- the Miga gene encoding mitoguardin, isoform A translates to MQRVMPASWSSGGSLLPFRVSTTTKVVLFSLTAGVALMSVLSRFLRRRKPPRPPRRARKYTGRRNRNSMRSPNDLISIAGSKASARSGSPVGSTLAYSDRLSMASGSIGVGVLGVQNAGPGSSVVTQLTAQQLGMMGMEALDTVINFWEDALAAHYSPGGLPALLTTAEDSEFCREIQNLLEMAYTLQEQSELLFLDQRSVLFREEHSIDEAEEEAGEADDDRRSRKSGSVLSRAGSDPNFDSAESFASALDQVADLREFDGFIETSYEEYPLFQSALKHHDEYTVPCRTIRAELMHCSTDTEYLAKLHCVRLAFQFLFKDPAVGQWICDAGRQILTDLLCLGDKDTKEFLVGYEDMVNYLHDSNNWPCIQMELEQRNVKAMTFYDICLDFIILDSFKDLDAPPASVTAVVQNRWLSNGFKETALTTAVWSVLKAKKRMLKFPNGFMSHFYVISEQISPLMAWGFFGPNENLRDICHYFREELLAFLGDIFSFQKSRFTTIEEFSQDVLQHMQTRVNNIGVKFSQ, encoded by the exons ATGCAGCGCGTCATGCCGGCGTCCTGGAGCAGCGGGGGCAGCCTGCTGCCCTTTCGCGTTTCCACCACCACAAAG GTTGTGCTCTTCTCACTGACCGCCGGCGTGGCCCTAATGAGCGTACTCTCCCGATTTCTGCGACGTCGCAAGCCACCGCGTCCGCCTCGTCGAGCCAGGAAGTACACGGGTCGGCGCAACCGCAACAGCATGCGCAGTCCAAACGATCTAATCTCGATAGCCGGATCTAAGGCCTCGGCCAGATCGGGGAGTCCTGTGGGCTCCACACTGGCCTACTCGGATCGCCTGTCCATGGCGTCCGGCTCGATTGGCGTTGGTGTATTGGGCGTACAAAATGCCGGTCCTGGCAGCTCGGTAGTCACACAACTGACGGCCCAACAGTTGGGCATGATGggcatggaggcactggacaCAGTGATCAACTTCTGGGAGGATGCCCTGGCGGCACACTACTCGCCCGGCGGTTTGCCCGCCCTGTTGACCACGGCGGAGGACTCCGAGTTCTGTCGCGAGATCCAAAACCTGCTGGAGATGGCCTACACGCTGCAGGAGCAGAGCGAACTGCTCTTCCTGGACCAGCGATCGGTGCTGTTCCGCGAGGAGCATTCCATTGACGAGGCCGAGGAGGAGGCGGGCGAGGCCGATGACGATCGGCGGTCACGCAAATCGGGCAGCGTTCTCAGTCGCGCTGGTTCCGATCCGAACTTTGATTCCGCGGAAAGCTTTGCTTCCGCTCTCGACCAGGTGGCGGATCTGCGTGAGTTCGATGGCTTTATTGAGACCTCGTACGAAGAGTATCCGCTATTCCAGAGTGCACTGAAGCATCACGATGAGTACACGGTGCCGTGTCGTACCATTCGGGCGGAGTTGATGCACTGCAGCACCGATACCGAATACCTGGCCAAGCTGCACTGCGTTCGGTTGGCCTTTCAGTTCCTCTTCAAGGATCCCGCTGTGGGCCAGTGGATCTGCGATGCTGGTCGGCAGATTCTCACCGATCTGCTTTGTCTGGGCGATAAGGATACCAAGGAGTTTCTTGTGGGCTACGAGGACATGGTGAACTATCTGCACGATAGCAACAACTGGCCCTGCATCCaaatggagctggagcagcgcAATGTCAAGGCGATGACCTTCTACGATATCTGTTTGGACTTCATTATCCTCGATTCGTTCAAGGATCTTGATGCTCCGCCTGCCAGCGTAACAGCGGTTGTCCAAAATCGCTGGCTATCCAACGGATTCAAAGAGACG GCATTAACAACAGCCGTGTGGTCGGTGCTGAAGGCAAAGAAACGGATGCTTAAGTTCCCCAACGGGTTCATGTCCCACTTTTACGTGATATCCGAGCAGATATCACCGCTAATGGCCTGGGGCTTCTTTGGACCCAACGAGAACTTGCGCGACATCTGCCACTACTTCCGAGAGGAGCTGCTCGCCTTTCTGGGCGACATCTTTAGCTTCCAAAAGAGCCGCTTCACGACCATCGAGGAATTCTCGCAGGATGTGCTGCAGCACATGCAGACGCGCGTCAACAACATTGGCGTGAAATTTAGCCAGTAA
- the CG12123 gene encoding uncharacterized protein — protein sequence MSDSLIICVSDYWRRCHYHNRQNREAGDAWPEAKPLRRLCIDVDAINGNYYLREFLHQHVLAQSLMHNHGVQLVWLQFEEPEKHTIDYKFADMLAHTLWERIEVEHLMSWLSTLGGGFSALGEQFERCAKTAGKISLQQLKIGMRLGDPFLQTRCKLYYSISLIQRGQLRMAKHLIRQQYKFASRNIEKDVRLMRMCLGIWRRLSYEYEQRRLRKGGN from the exons ATGTCGGATTCGCTGATCATTTGCGTTTCCGACTACTGGCGGCGATGTCATTACCACAATCGTCAAAATCGTGAAGCCGGCGACGCCTGGCCAGAAGCCAAACCGCTGCGGAGGCTGTGCATCGATGTGGACGCCATCAATGGTAATTACTATCTTCGCGAGTTCCTGCACCAGCACGTGCTTGCCCAGAGCCTTATGCACAATCATGGTGTCCAGCTGGTCTGGCTGCAATTCGAGGAACCGGAGAAGCACACCATTGACTACAAATTCGCCGACATGCTGGCACACACGCTGTGGGAGCGCATCGAGGTGGAGCACCTCATGTCCTGGCTGTCCACACTGGGCGGCGGATTCTCCGCCCTTGGCGAGCAGTTCGAGCGATGT GCGAAAACGGCTGGCAAGATTTCGCTGCAGCAGTTAAAGATTGGCATGCGACTCGGTGATCCCTTCCTGCAGACGCGCTGCAAGCTCTACTACAGCATTTCGCTAATCCAGCGTGGTCAACTACGGATGGCGAAGCATTTGATCCGACAGCAGTATAAGTTTGCGAGTAGAAACATCGAGAAGGATGTGCGCCTGATGCGGATGTGTCTGGGCATTTGGCGGCGACTTAGCTACGAGTACGAGCAGCGAAGACTGCGGAAAGGTGGCAACTAA
- the CG1440 gene encoding uncharacterized protein, isoform A: MSDNNSGSGGGGSGGGGAGNNNSANSGKNSTHRFAETSVITNQLLEKWRKNFYSEPKNLLAQNVCSRVDPFDVCLSRKALETTNHVFNYKVETEGKPVTNQRSSGRCWLFAALNCIRLPFMKNYNLDEFEFSQAFLFYWDKIERCNYFLNNVVKTAQRGEKVDGRLVSFLLLDPTSDGGQWDMLVNLITKHGLMPKKCFPESFSCESSLRMNAILKSKLREYARNLRVLMEKNPTDEEIACKIQEQMAEIYKVVGICLGIPSETFTWEYYDKSKNYQSIGPVSSLEFYERYVKPHFNVEDKVCLVTDPRPTSSYDQAYTVDCLGNVVGGRPVLYNNQSVELLLAVVTKSLKAGEAVWFGCEVSKRFASKQGIEDVDVHDFKLVFDIDIQTTFSKADRLIYGESAMTHAMVFTAVSVDKSGVAQKLRVENSWGEDRGEKGYLVMNADWFREFGFEVVVDKKYVPEDVLRVFDMDPIVLPAWDPMGTLAQ, from the exons ATGT CTGACAACAACAGCGGATCCGGAGGAGGTGGaagcggtggcggtggcgccGGTAACAATAACAGTGCCAATAGTGGTAAGAACTCGACGCACAGGTTCGCTGAGACCAGTGTGATCACCAATCAATTGTTGGAAAAATGGCGGAAAAACTTCTACAGCGAACCGAAGAATCTGCTGGCGCAGAACGTCTGCTCACGCGTTGATCCGTTCGATGTGTGCCTGTCCAGGAAGGCACTGGAGACCACCAATCATGTGTTCAACTACAAGGTGGAAACGGAGGGCAAGCCGGTGACCAATCAAAGGAGCTCCGGCCGCTGCTGGCTGTTTGCGGCCCTCAACTGCATCCGCCTGCCATTCATGAAGAACTACAATCTGGACGAGTTCGAATTCTCGCAGGCCTTCCTCTTCTACTGGGACAAGATCGAGCGTTGCAACTACTTTCTCAACAATGTTGTGAAGACGGCACAGCGCGGCGAGAAGGTTGATGGTCGTCTGGTGTCGTTCCTGCTACTCGATCCCACCTCCGATGGCGGCCAGTGGGACATGCTGGTCAATCTGATAACCAAACACGGCCTTATGCCAAAGAAATGCTTTCCCGAGAGCTTCAGCTGCGAGTCCAGCTTACGAATGAACGCCATACTGAAGAGCAAG CTACGGGAGTATGCCCGCAATTTGCGCGTGCTGATGGAGAAGAATCCCACGGATGAGGAGATCGCCTGCAAGATCCAGGAGCAAATGGCCGAGATCTACAAGGTGGTTGGCATTTGCCTGGGCATACCCTCGGAGACCTTCACCTGGGAGTACTATGACAAGAGCAAGAACTATCAGTCAATCGGACCCGTTAGTTCGCTGGAGTTCTATGAGCGTTATGTTAAGCCGCATTTCAACGTGGAGGACAAAGTGTGCCTGGTCACCGATCCTCGGCCGACGAGTAGCTATGACCAGGCATACACTGTTGACTGCCTGGGCAACGTGGTTGGCGGTCGACCCGTTCTGTATAACAATCAGTCCGTCGAACTGCTCCTTGCGGTTGTCACCAAGTCGCTAAAGGCCGGCGAGGCCGTTTGGTTTGGCTGCGAGGTTAGCAAGCGATTCGCCTCCAAGCAGGGCAtcgaggatgtggatgt CCACGATTTTAAGCTGGTCTTCGACATTGACATACAAACGACATTCTCCAAGGCAGACCGCCTGATCTACGGTGAATCGGCCATGACCCATGCCATGGTTTTCACCGCCGTATCCGTGGAT AAGAGCGGCGTGGCCCAGAAATTGCGTGTGGAGAACTCGTGGGGTGAGGATCGCGGCGAGAAGGGCTATCTGGTGATGAACGCCGATTGGTTTAGGGAGTTTGGATTCGAGGTGGTCGTCGACAAGAAGTACGTGCCCGAGGATGTGTTGCGCGTGTTCGACATGGATCCGATCGTACTGCCTGCCTGGGATCCCATGGGTACGCTAGCACAGTAG
- the CG1440 gene encoding uncharacterized protein, isoform D: MFWAVRRSVTQIKINSPKLSQNPNTYRNRIPYPQQQQEPAMYYSKESVQTHTISGERCQSHLLAADNNSGSGGGGSGGGGAGNNNSANSGKNSTHRFAETSVITNQLLEKWRKNFYSEPKNLLAQNVCSRVDPFDVCLSRKALETTNHVFNYKVETEGKPVTNQRSSGRCWLFAALNCIRLPFMKNYNLDEFEFSQAFLFYWDKIERCNYFLNNVVKTAQRGEKVDGRLVSFLLLDPTSDGGQWDMLVNLITKHGLMPKKCFPESFSCESSLRMNAILKSKLREYARNLRVLMEKNPTDEEIACKIQEQMAEIYKVVGICLGIPSETFTWEYYDKSKNYQSIGPVSSLEFYERYVKPHFNVEDKVCLVTDPRPTSSYDQAYTVDCLGNVVGGRPVLYNNQSVELLLAVVTKSLKAGEAVWFGCEVSKRFASKQGIEDVDVHDFKLVFDIDIQTTFSKADRLIYGESAMTHAMVFTAVSVDKSGVAQKLRVENSWGEDRGEKGYLVMNADWFREFGFEVVVDKKYVPEDVLRVFDMDPIVLPAWDPMGTLAQ, translated from the exons ATGT TTTGGGCGGTAAGGCGGTCAGTGACGCAGATCAAGATCAATTCCCCGAAACTGAGTCAAAATCCAAATACGTATCGCAATCGAATCCCGtatccgcagcagcagcaggagccgGCGATGTACTATTCAAAAGAATCCGTTCAAACTCACACAATATCCGGCGAACGTTGCCAATCCCATTTACTTGCAGCTGACAACAACAGCGGATCCGGAGGAGGTGGaagcggtggcggtggcgccGGTAACAATAACAGTGCCAATAGTGGTAAGAACTCGACGCACAGGTTCGCTGAGACCAGTGTGATCACCAATCAATTGTTGGAAAAATGGCGGAAAAACTTCTACAGCGAACCGAAGAATCTGCTGGCGCAGAACGTCTGCTCACGCGTTGATCCGTTCGATGTGTGCCTGTCCAGGAAGGCACTGGAGACCACCAATCATGTGTTCAACTACAAGGTGGAAACGGAGGGCAAGCCGGTGACCAATCAAAGGAGCTCCGGCCGCTGCTGGCTGTTTGCGGCCCTCAACTGCATCCGCCTGCCATTCATGAAGAACTACAATCTGGACGAGTTCGAATTCTCGCAGGCCTTCCTCTTCTACTGGGACAAGATCGAGCGTTGCAACTACTTTCTCAACAATGTTGTGAAGACGGCACAGCGCGGCGAGAAGGTTGATGGTCGTCTGGTGTCGTTCCTGCTACTCGATCCCACCTCCGATGGCGGCCAGTGGGACATGCTGGTCAATCTGATAACCAAACACGGCCTTATGCCAAAGAAATGCTTTCCCGAGAGCTTCAGCTGCGAGTCCAGCTTACGAATGAACGCCATACTGAAGAGCAAG CTACGGGAGTATGCCCGCAATTTGCGCGTGCTGATGGAGAAGAATCCCACGGATGAGGAGATCGCCTGCAAGATCCAGGAGCAAATGGCCGAGATCTACAAGGTGGTTGGCATTTGCCTGGGCATACCCTCGGAGACCTTCACCTGGGAGTACTATGACAAGAGCAAGAACTATCAGTCAATCGGACCCGTTAGTTCGCTGGAGTTCTATGAGCGTTATGTTAAGCCGCATTTCAACGTGGAGGACAAAGTGTGCCTGGTCACCGATCCTCGGCCGACGAGTAGCTATGACCAGGCATACACTGTTGACTGCCTGGGCAACGTGGTTGGCGGTCGACCCGTTCTGTATAACAATCAGTCCGTCGAACTGCTCCTTGCGGTTGTCACCAAGTCGCTAAAGGCCGGCGAGGCCGTTTGGTTTGGCTGCGAGGTTAGCAAGCGATTCGCCTCCAAGCAGGGCAtcgaggatgtggatgt CCACGATTTTAAGCTGGTCTTCGACATTGACATACAAACGACATTCTCCAAGGCAGACCGCCTGATCTACGGTGAATCGGCCATGACCCATGCCATGGTTTTCACCGCCGTATCCGTGGAT AAGAGCGGCGTGGCCCAGAAATTGCGTGTGGAGAACTCGTGGGGTGAGGATCGCGGCGAGAAGGGCTATCTGGTGATGAACGCCGATTGGTTTAGGGAGTTTGGATTCGAGGTGGTCGTCGACAAGAAGTACGTGCCCGAGGATGTGTTGCGCGTGTTCGACATGGATCCGATCGTACTGCCTGCCTGGGATCCCATGGGTACGCTAGCACAGTAG
- the org-1 gene encoding optomotor-blind-related-gene-1, isoform A: MTHLMGPTECAGAMMTTTSMQFLDTSLTDYNCYGNDYWTSPYMTGGLSPMKQIEACIQTAGKDRSSYKPLEQIDAKLADIETHSTGSTGTANSNSSTSSISNPSCPDQSSSSSSSSVSLPTDYAGVHSEASMAPTAGGTAVTTTSAGGVSASTASKKFKGQHKKDNNSAENGTVKPNSHNISKGESEPVHPSLAQAIVVLETKALWDQFHAQGTEMIITKTGRRMFPTFQVRIGGLDPHATYICMMDFVPMDDKRYRYAFHNSCWVVAGKADPISPPRIHVHPDSPAVGSNWMKQIVSFDKLKLTNNQLDENGHIILNSMHRYQPRFHLVYLPPKNASLDENEHSSHFRTFIFPETSFTAVTAYQNQRVTQLKISSNPFAKGFRDDGTNDVTTGGGSSMSSMSHESQARMKQQQQQQQQQQQQLQQQQQQQQQLKERTAATSNFGLSCSELAIEQQQQQQQQQGVLQLPATPSSSSTSGNSPDLLGYQMEQQLQQQHQQQQQQQHQSQQQHLHQQHQANQQQSLLQQSQNHTQYGSYHHAYQAQVQSHPLTPHSSSSASPPATAAPGASAATAAVAGGAGAAGAGGATSATQVMSAANIYSSIGQPYAQEQSNFGAIYHHNAAAAAAAHYHHGHAHGHAHSHAHAHAHGPYASAYDKLKVSRHAAAAAYGMGATYPSFYGSAAHHQMMRPNSYIDLVPR, encoded by the exons ATGACGCACCTGATGGGCCCCACTGAGTGCGCCGGCGCCATGATGACCACCACATCCATGCAGTTCCTGGACACCAGCCTAACGGACTACAACTGCTATGGCAACGACTACTGGACATCGCCGTACATGACCGGCGGACTCAGTCCCATGAAGCAGATCGAAG CCTGCATCCAAACGGCTGGCAAGGATCGCAGCTCGTACAAGCCGCTGGAGCAGATCGATGCCAAATTGGCGGACATCGAGACGCACAGTACAGGCAGCACTGGCACCGcgaacagcaacagcagcaccagcagcatctCGAATCCCAGTTGCCCGGAtcagtcgtcgtcgtcgtcatcgtcgtccgTATCGCTGCCAACCGATTATGCCGGCGTACACAGTGAAGCCTCGATGGCACCAACAGCCGGCGGCACGGCAGtcacaacgacatcagctggCGGAGTCAGTGCATCCACCGCGTCCAAAAAGTTCAAGGGACAGCACAAAAAAGACAACAACAGTGCGGAGAACGGTACAGTGAAGCCCAATAGCCATAATATCAGCAAAGGT GAATCGGAGCCAGTGCATCCATCGCTGGCCCAGGCCATTGTGGTGCTGGAGACGAAGGCGCTGTGGGATCAGTTCCATGCCCAGGGCACCGAAATGATCATCACCAAGACGGGCCGACGCATGTTTCCCACGTTTCAGGTGAGGATCGGTGGTTTGGATCCACATGCCACCTACATTTGCATGATGGACTTTGTGCCCATGGATGACAAACGCTATCGCTACGCCTTTCACAA CTCCTGCTGGGTGGTGGCTGGCAAGGCGGATCCCATTTCCCCGCCCAGGATTCATGTGCATCCCGACTCGCCAGCCGTCGGCTCCAATTGGATGAAGCAGATCGTGTCCTTTGACAAATTGAAGCTCACCAATAACCAGCTGGACGAAAATGGACAT ATCATTCTGAACTCCATGCATCGCTACCAGCCGCGTTTCCATCTGGTTTATCTGCCACCGAAGAACGCCTCCTTGGATGAGAACGAGCACTCCAGCCACTTTCGCACTTTCATCTTTCCGGAAACGAGCTTTACGGCCGTAACTGCCTACCAGAATCAGCGG GTGACACAGCTGAAGATCTCCAGCAATCCATTCGCCAAAGGCTTTCGGGATGATGGCACCAACGATGT AACCACTGGCGGTGGCAGCAGCATGTCCTCCATGAGTCACGAAAGTCAGGCGCGCatgaagcagcaacagcagcagcagcagcagcagcagcagcaactgcagcagcaacagcaacagcagcagcaactcaaGGAGCGAACGGCAGCAACCAGCAACTTTGGCCTGAGTTGCAGCGAACTGGCCAttgagcaacagcagcagcagcaacagcaacagggaGTTCTGCAGCTACCGGCCACGCCCTCCAGCAGCTCCACCTCCGGCAATTCACCCGACTTGCTGGGCTACCAGATggagcagcaactgcaacagcaacaccaacagcagcagcaacagcaacaccagtcccagcagcaacatctccACCAGCAACACCAGGCTAACCAGCAACAATCGCTGCTCCAACAGAGCCAGAATCACACGCAATATGGCAGCTATCATCATGCGTACCAGGCACAGGTGCAGTCGCATCCCCTAACGCCGCACTCCAGCAGCTCCGCATCCCCGCCAGCAACTGCTGCGCCGGGCGCaagtgcagcaacagcagcagtagcgggaggagcaggagcagcaggagcaggcggAGCAACGTCAGCCACACAAGTGATGAGTGCGGCCAATATCTATTCGAGCATTGGACAACCCTATGCCCAGGAGCAGAGCAACTTTGGTGCGATCTACCATCATAATGCTGCTGCCGCAGCGGCCGCTCACTATCATCATGGTCATGCCCACGGCCACGCCCATAGCCATGCgcacgcccacgcccacggACCATATGCCAGCGCCTACGACAAGCTGAAGGTGTCGCGTCATGCGGCAGCTGCCGCCTATGGCATGGGCGCCACCTATCCAAGTTTTTACGGTTCGGCTGCACATCACCAGATGATGCGACCGAATAGCTACATAGATCTGGTGCCGCGCTAA
- the CG1440 gene encoding uncharacterized protein, isoform B, whose product MKNYNLDEFEFSQAFLFYWDKIERCNYFLNNVVKTAQRGEKVDGRLVSFLLLDPTSDGGQWDMLVNLITKHGLMPKKCFPESFSCESSLRMNAILKSKLREYARNLRVLMEKNPTDEEIACKIQEQMAEIYKVVGICLGIPSETFTWEYYDKSKNYQSIGPVSSLEFYERYVKPHFNVEDKVCLVTDPRPTSSYDQAYTVDCLGNVVGGRPVLYNNQSVELLLAVVTKSLKAGEAVWFGCEVSKRFASKQGIEDVDVHDFKLVFDIDIQTTFSKADRLIYGESAMTHAMVFTAVSVDKSGVAQKLRVENSWGEDRGEKGYLVMNADWFREFGFEVVVDKKYVPEDVLRVFDMDPIVLPAWDPMGTLAQ is encoded by the exons ATGAAGAACTACAATCTGGACGAGTTCGAATTCTCGCAGGCCTTCCTCTTCTACTGGGACAAGATCGAGCGTTGCAACTACTTTCTCAACAATGTTGTGAAGACGGCACAGCGCGGCGAGAAGGTTGATGGTCGTCTGGTGTCGTTCCTGCTACTCGATCCCACCTCCGATGGCGGCCAGTGGGACATGCTGGTCAATCTGATAACCAAACACGGCCTTATGCCAAAGAAATGCTTTCCCGAGAGCTTCAGCTGCGAGTCCAGCTTACGAATGAACGCCATACTGAAGAGCAAG CTACGGGAGTATGCCCGCAATTTGCGCGTGCTGATGGAGAAGAATCCCACGGATGAGGAGATCGCCTGCAAGATCCAGGAGCAAATGGCCGAGATCTACAAGGTGGTTGGCATTTGCCTGGGCATACCCTCGGAGACCTTCACCTGGGAGTACTATGACAAGAGCAAGAACTATCAGTCAATCGGACCCGTTAGTTCGCTGGAGTTCTATGAGCGTTATGTTAAGCCGCATTTCAACGTGGAGGACAAAGTGTGCCTGGTCACCGATCCTCGGCCGACGAGTAGCTATGACCAGGCATACACTGTTGACTGCCTGGGCAACGTGGTTGGCGGTCGACCCGTTCTGTATAACAATCAGTCCGTCGAACTGCTCCTTGCGGTTGTCACCAAGTCGCTAAAGGCCGGCGAGGCCGTTTGGTTTGGCTGCGAGGTTAGCAAGCGATTCGCCTCCAAGCAGGGCAtcgaggatgtggatgt CCACGATTTTAAGCTGGTCTTCGACATTGACATACAAACGACATTCTCCAAGGCAGACCGCCTGATCTACGGTGAATCGGCCATGACCCATGCCATGGTTTTCACCGCCGTATCCGTGGAT AAGAGCGGCGTGGCCCAGAAATTGCGTGTGGAGAACTCGTGGGGTGAGGATCGCGGCGAGAAGGGCTATCTGGTGATGAACGCCGATTGGTTTAGGGAGTTTGGATTCGAGGTGGTCGTCGACAAGAAGTACGTGCCCGAGGATGTGTTGCGCGTGTTCGACATGGATCCGATCGTACTGCCTGCCTGGGATCCCATGGGTACGCTAGCACAGTAG
- the CG1440 gene encoding uncharacterized protein, isoform C — protein MYYSKESVQTHTISGERCQSHLLAADNNSGSGGGGSGGGGAGNNNSANSGKNSTHRFAETSVITNQLLEKWRKNFYSEPKNLLAQNVCSRVDPFDVCLSRKALETTNHVFNYKVETEGKPVTNQRSSGRCWLFAALNCIRLPFMKNYNLDEFEFSQAFLFYWDKIERCNYFLNNVVKTAQRGEKVDGRLVSFLLLDPTSDGGQWDMLVNLITKHGLMPKKCFPESFSCESSLRMNAILKSKLREYARNLRVLMEKNPTDEEIACKIQEQMAEIYKVVGICLGIPSETFTWEYYDKSKNYQSIGPVSSLEFYERYVKPHFNVEDKVCLVTDPRPTSSYDQAYTVDCLGNVVGGRPVLYNNQSVELLLAVVTKSLKAGEAVWFGCEVSKRFASKQGIEDVDVHDFKLVFDIDIQTTFSKADRLIYGESAMTHAMVFTAVSVDKSGVAQKLRVENSWGEDRGEKGYLVMNADWFREFGFEVVVDKKYVPEDVLRVFDMDPIVLPAWDPMGTLAQ, from the exons ATGTACTATTCAAAAGAATCCGTTCAAACTCACACAATATCCGGCGAACGTTGCCAATCCCATTTACTTGCAGCTGACAACAACAGCGGATCCGGAGGAGGTGGaagcggtggcggtggcgccGGTAACAATAACAGTGCCAATAGTGGTAAGAACTCGACGCACAGGTTCGCTGAGACCAGTGTGATCACCAATCAATTGTTGGAAAAATGGCGGAAAAACTTCTACAGCGAACCGAAGAATCTGCTGGCGCAGAACGTCTGCTCACGCGTTGATCCGTTCGATGTGTGCCTGTCCAGGAAGGCACTGGAGACCACCAATCATGTGTTCAACTACAAGGTGGAAACGGAGGGCAAGCCGGTGACCAATCAAAGGAGCTCCGGCCGCTGCTGGCTGTTTGCGGCCCTCAACTGCATCCGCCTGCCATTCATGAAGAACTACAATCTGGACGAGTTCGAATTCTCGCAGGCCTTCCTCTTCTACTGGGACAAGATCGAGCGTTGCAACTACTTTCTCAACAATGTTGTGAAGACGGCACAGCGCGGCGAGAAGGTTGATGGTCGTCTGGTGTCGTTCCTGCTACTCGATCCCACCTCCGATGGCGGCCAGTGGGACATGCTGGTCAATCTGATAACCAAACACGGCCTTATGCCAAAGAAATGCTTTCCCGAGAGCTTCAGCTGCGAGTCCAGCTTACGAATGAACGCCATACTGAAGAGCAAG CTACGGGAGTATGCCCGCAATTTGCGCGTGCTGATGGAGAAGAATCCCACGGATGAGGAGATCGCCTGCAAGATCCAGGAGCAAATGGCCGAGATCTACAAGGTGGTTGGCATTTGCCTGGGCATACCCTCGGAGACCTTCACCTGGGAGTACTATGACAAGAGCAAGAACTATCAGTCAATCGGACCCGTTAGTTCGCTGGAGTTCTATGAGCGTTATGTTAAGCCGCATTTCAACGTGGAGGACAAAGTGTGCCTGGTCACCGATCCTCGGCCGACGAGTAGCTATGACCAGGCATACACTGTTGACTGCCTGGGCAACGTGGTTGGCGGTCGACCCGTTCTGTATAACAATCAGTCCGTCGAACTGCTCCTTGCGGTTGTCACCAAGTCGCTAAAGGCCGGCGAGGCCGTTTGGTTTGGCTGCGAGGTTAGCAAGCGATTCGCCTCCAAGCAGGGCAtcgaggatgtggatgt CCACGATTTTAAGCTGGTCTTCGACATTGACATACAAACGACATTCTCCAAGGCAGACCGCCTGATCTACGGTGAATCGGCCATGACCCATGCCATGGTTTTCACCGCCGTATCCGTGGAT AAGAGCGGCGTGGCCCAGAAATTGCGTGTGGAGAACTCGTGGGGTGAGGATCGCGGCGAGAAGGGCTATCTGGTGATGAACGCCGATTGGTTTAGGGAGTTTGGATTCGAGGTGGTCGTCGACAAGAAGTACGTGCCCGAGGATGTGTTGCGCGTGTTCGACATGGATCCGATCGTACTGCCTGCCTGGGATCCCATGGGTACGCTAGCACAGTAG
- the CG32712 gene encoding uncharacterized protein, whose translation MWKSLGLGCGLLSLGAFISCFVALHMLNQIIHIELDASVDVTMQLEADKDLDVRCHGTLIVGNPDAAHLSRQELSYLRWTVVFTLLYSFATTLLIRAKYLGNFEISLATSNAMMLMGSLLSVLLVMVTVALHQHEPFPDLRCNQLVVYHLYYIALNTAISVVFFLVHSIQELLLHRLQPTLKY comes from the exons ATGTGGAAGAGCCTGGGACTCGGTTGCGGTCTACTTTCTCTTGGCGCCTTC ATCTCCTGCTTTGTGGCGCTGCACATGCTCAACCAGATTATTCACATCGAACTGGACGCCTCCGTTGACGTGACCATGCAATTGGAGGCCGACAAAGATTTGGACGTACGCTGCCATGGCACCCTGATCGTTGGCAATCCGGATGCAGCGCATCTTAGCCGGCAGGAGTTATCGTATTTGCGCTGGACGGTGGTGTTCACGCTGCTCTACTCCTTCGCGACCACGCTCCTCATCCGGGCCAAGTACTTGGGCAATTTTGAGATTAGCCTGGCCACCTCCAATGCG ATGATGCTGATGGGATCCCTGCTATCGGTGCTTCTGGTTATGGTCACCGTTGCTCTCCATCAGCATGAACCATTCCCGGATCTGCGGTGCAACCAGTTGGTTGTCTACCACTTGTACTACATCGCCCTGAACACCGCCATCTCAGTGGTGTTCTTCCTGGTCCATTCCATTcaggagctgctgctgcatcgtTTACAGCCGACATTGAAGTACTAA